Genomic window (Terriglobia bacterium):
GATCGCCCGCTCCCTGCCCCGAACGCGGGTCCACGTCCACGAGCGGAACCGCGGCTACGGCGCGAACCAGAGGACCTGCTACCGGCTCGCCCTCGAGGAGGGCGCCGACATCGTGATCATGGTCCATCCGGACTACCAGTACACCCCGAAGCTCCTCCCCTCGATGGTCGCGCTGATCGGGAACGGCGTTTACCCGTGCGTGCTGGGATCCCGGGTGCTCGGGGGCGGGGCCCGCCGCGGCGGGATGCCCCTCTGGCGGTACGCCGCCAACCGGTTCCTCACGTTCTACTCGAACGTCGTTCTCGGCGGGAAGCTCTCGGAGTACCACTCCGGTTACCGGGGGTTCTCCCGCGAGCTCCTGGCTCGCCTGCCCCTCGACGCCAACTCCGACGATTTCGTTTTCGACAACGAGGTGCTGGCGGAGGTGCTCTGGCTCGGCTGCGAGATCGGCGAGGTGAGCTGCCCCACGAGCTACTTCGAGGAGGCCTCGTCGATCAACTTCCTCCGTAGCGTCCGGTACGGCTTCGGCTGCCTCTGGACCGCGCTCGTCTTCCGCTTCTGCCGCGCCGGCCTCGCTCGTTCCCCGAAGTTCCCGCGAGCCGCCTGAATCGTCCCGGCACCCGCTATTGCGTCTCCGCCTCCGCCGGGCCGTTGCCGGTGAGGCGCACGTCGCCGTTGGCGACGATCTTGAGGAGCGGGCGACTCATGCGTCCGACGGATCCCTGCGCCTGGGATCGATCGTCGCTCACCACGACGCGCGGGAGCCCGACGGTCTCGATGCGCCCTTCCTTCGTCTGCGCCTGCACGAGACACCCCCCCGACGTCGAGAACTCGACCGACACCCCGCCGCTGTCGTTGGTGATCGAGCTGTCCTTCGCGGCCGGG
Coding sequences:
- a CDS encoding glycosyltransferase family 2 protein → MFKGKKVVVVMPAYNAAKTLARTYDEVMEQEIVDLVLVVDDASRDRTVEIARSLPRTRVHVHERNRGYGANQRTCYRLALEEGADIVIMVHPDYQYTPKLLPSMVALIGNGVYPCVLGSRVLGGGARRGGMPLWRYAANRFLTFYSNVVLGGKLSEYHSGYRGFSRELLARLPLDANSDDFVFDNEVLAEVLWLGCEIGEVSCPTSYFEEASSINFLRSVRYGFGCLWTALVFRFCRAGLARSPKFPRAA